A genomic window from Qipengyuania oceanensis includes:
- a CDS encoding carboxynorspermidine decarboxylase yields METRAGDPGAFAQFDLNRVDSPAFVVDAAKLRSNCQVLADIRDAADIKVLAALKAFSMWSVAPIIGEYLDGVCTSGLWEARLASEFYDGEIATYSAAYKPDELEEVCRLSDHVIFNSPAQMQRAALILEQGRAMGGSFDVGLRINPQVPTGEVPRYDPSSPGSRLGFPLDQLTEEHMEGVDGIHFHNLCEQDLEPLIQTWDRVFDAIEPYFDQLKWINMGGGHHITRADYQRDELIEFLKDAKDDTGAEIYLEPGEAVALDAGILVGTILDTGFNELPTAILDISATCHMPDVIEAPYRPAMLHEDQGEGQPVRLGGPSCLAGDVIGDYMLPVRAEPGQRVAFLDQAHYSMVKTNTFNGVQLPSIYLWDSETDALELVKEFGYETFRDRLS; encoded by the coding sequence ATGGAAACCAGGGCCGGCGATCCGGGCGCCTTCGCGCAATTCGACTTGAACCGGGTCGATAGTCCCGCCTTCGTGGTGGACGCGGCGAAACTGCGCTCCAATTGCCAGGTTCTGGCCGACATCCGCGATGCGGCCGACATCAAGGTTCTCGCCGCCCTGAAGGCGTTCTCGATGTGGTCGGTCGCGCCCATCATCGGCGAATATCTCGACGGCGTGTGCACCTCCGGCCTGTGGGAAGCGCGGCTGGCGTCCGAGTTCTACGACGGCGAGATCGCGACCTATTCGGCGGCCTACAAGCCTGACGAGCTGGAAGAGGTCTGCCGCCTGTCGGACCATGTGATCTTCAACTCGCCTGCGCAGATGCAGCGCGCTGCGCTGATCCTCGAACAGGGCAGGGCAATGGGCGGCTCCTTCGACGTGGGCCTGCGGATCAATCCGCAAGTCCCGACGGGCGAAGTGCCTCGCTACGATCCCTCCAGCCCCGGTAGCCGCCTCGGCTTCCCGCTCGACCAGTTGACCGAAGAGCACATGGAAGGCGTCGACGGGATCCACTTCCACAATCTGTGCGAGCAGGACCTGGAGCCGCTGATCCAGACCTGGGACCGCGTCTTCGACGCGATCGAGCCGTACTTCGACCAGCTGAAGTGGATCAACATGGGCGGCGGTCATCACATTACCCGCGCCGATTACCAGCGCGACGAGCTGATCGAATTCCTGAAGGACGCGAAGGACGATACCGGCGCGGAAATCTACCTCGAACCGGGCGAAGCTGTCGCGCTCGATGCCGGCATTCTCGTTGGTACGATTCTCGATACCGGTTTCAACGAATTGCCGACGGCGATTCTCGACATTTCGGCCACTTGCCACATGCCCGACGTGATCGAGGCGCCCTATCGCCCAGCGATGCTGCACGAAGACCAGGGGGAAGGGCAGCCGGTGCGCCTGGGCGGGCCATCCTGCCTCGCGGGCGACGTCATCGGGGACTACATGCTGCCGGTCAGGGCAGAGCCGGGCCAGCGCGTCGCCTTCCTTGACCAGGCTCATTACTCGATGGTGAAAACCAACACTTTCAACGGGGTACAGCTTCCCAGCATCTACCTCTGGGACAGCGAGACTGACGCGCTCGAACTGGTGAAGGAATTCGGTTACGAAACCTTCCGCGACCGGCTAAGCTGA
- a CDS encoding tyrosine-protein phosphatase gives MTDLTIRDRFVPTTGIHNFRDYGGWTTREGGRVKTGLLYRSGHHVGATDEDLRQFAEAGIQTVIDLRGNSERDAHPCRRVDGWDGEVIFYDGETASSPPHMDIDETTTTVEYARDRMMQLYTRMPRNPAMIEMFRRYFRILDERDGASLVHCFAGKDRTGVAATLLLHVLGVNEDDQVAEFVLTNAAPTFDVLKRQSAPGIEERLGRPLDDDALEALLGVHEDYIHRWFETAREEAGSLDGYIETKLGVDDAMRERLKARFLA, from the coding sequence ATGACTGACCTTACGATTCGAGACCGCTTCGTGCCGACGACCGGCATCCACAACTTCCGCGATTACGGCGGCTGGACCACGCGCGAAGGCGGGCGGGTAAAGACCGGCCTGCTCTATCGCAGCGGACATCACGTCGGCGCGACCGACGAGGACCTGCGCCAGTTCGCCGAGGCAGGCATCCAGACCGTGATCGACCTGCGCGGCAACAGCGAGCGCGACGCGCATCCATGCCGCCGGGTGGACGGCTGGGATGGCGAAGTGATCTTCTATGACGGAGAAACCGCCAGTTCGCCGCCGCACATGGACATCGACGAAACGACCACGACTGTCGAATATGCTCGCGACCGGATGATGCAGCTTTACACCCGGATGCCGCGCAATCCCGCCATGATCGAAATGTTCAGGCGCTATTTCCGGATTCTCGACGAGCGCGACGGGGCGAGCCTCGTTCATTGTTTCGCCGGCAAGGATCGCACCGGCGTTGCGGCGACCCTCCTGCTGCACGTTCTCGGCGTGAACGAGGACGACCAGGTCGCCGAGTTCGTGCTGACCAATGCCGCGCCGACCTTCGACGTCCTCAAGCGGCAATCCGCGCCGGGCATCGAGGAACGCCTCGGACGGCCGCTCGACGACGACGCGCTCGAGGCGTTGCTGGGCGTGCATGAGGACTATATCCACCGCTGGTTCGAGACCGCGCGCGAGGAAGCCGGTTCGCTCGACGGGTACATCGAGACCAAACTAGGTGTGGATGATGCCATGCGCGAACGGCTGAAGGCGCGCTTCCTGGCGTGA
- the trxB gene encoding thioredoxin-disulfide reductase: MAIHRTKMLIIGSGPAGLSAAIYGARAMMEPIVVQGLQPGGQLTITTEVENYPGFADVIQGPWLMEQMQAQAEHVGTRMMWDTITEIDLESGGPFRAVGDSGDEYIGDTLVIATGAQAKWLGVPGEQELGGKGVSACATCDGFFYRGKKVAVIGGGNTAVEEALYLTNHSDDVTLIHRRDELRSEKILQDRLFKSDKISTLWNKTVERFVAGDNGTLNHLVLRDTQTGEESTLEVDGAFVAIGHAPSTELFKGKLPMDESGYLLVEPGTPKTEIPGVFACGDVMDHVYRQAVTAAGTGCMAALDAEKYLAGLEVDLDGHAHAPEVEPTHEAAE, encoded by the coding sequence ATGGCTATCCACCGCACCAAGATGCTCATCATCGGTTCCGGCCCTGCCGGGCTTTCCGCCGCGATCTACGGCGCGCGCGCGATGATGGAGCCGATCGTGGTGCAGGGCCTGCAGCCCGGCGGGCAGCTGACCATCACGACCGAAGTGGAGAATTATCCCGGCTTCGCCGACGTCATTCAGGGCCCGTGGCTGATGGAGCAGATGCAGGCGCAGGCCGAGCACGTCGGCACCCGGATGATGTGGGACACGATCACCGAGATCGACCTCGAGAGCGGCGGCCCGTTCCGCGCAGTGGGCGACAGCGGCGACGAGTACATCGGTGATACGCTGGTTATCGCGACCGGCGCGCAGGCCAAGTGGCTCGGCGTTCCGGGCGAGCAGGAACTGGGCGGCAAGGGCGTTTCGGCCTGTGCGACCTGCGACGGGTTCTTCTATCGCGGCAAGAAGGTCGCGGTGATCGGCGGCGGCAATACCGCGGTCGAGGAAGCGCTCTATCTCACCAACCATTCCGACGACGTGACCCTGATCCACCGCCGCGACGAGTTGCGCAGCGAGAAGATCCTGCAGGATCGCCTGTTCAAGTCGGACAAGATCAGCACCTTGTGGAACAAAACGGTCGAGCGATTCGTCGCCGGCGACAACGGCACGCTGAACCACCTGGTGCTCAGGGACACGCAGACCGGCGAGGAATCGACGCTGGAAGTCGACGGCGCGTTCGTGGCGATCGGTCACGCCCCTTCGACCGAACTGTTCAAGGGCAAGCTGCCGATGGACGAGAGCGGTTACCTGCTAGTCGAGCCGGGCACGCCGAAGACCGAAATCCCCGGTGTCTTTGCCTGCGGCGACGTGATGGATCATGTCTACCGCCAGGCGGTGACGGCGGCGGGCACGGGCTGCATGGCGGCGCTCGATGCGGAGAAATATCTCGCCGGCCTCGAAGTCGATCTCGATGGCCACGCCCACGCGCCGGAAGTCGAGCCGACGCACGAGGCGGCCGAGTAG
- a CDS encoding threonine ammonia-lyase, producing MIQDDFREPTAQGVEDAAASIAAILPPTPLLPIEIGGVRCWAKAEVLQPVGAFKIRGAWWRLSQLSPEQRSAGVIAVSSGNHAQGVAWAARRLGIAAVIVMPADAPRVKADATRALGAQIVTYRRPGEDRDEVAAKLLEERGGTLVHAFGDPWVIEGQGSAGHEITRQLGRQPSRIVACCGGGGLAAGLALACPEAAIHVVEPHGWDMVGQSLAAGEIVRVGNDPPGTICDALQPDATKPINFGVLQGRAEPGVSVTDEEVRAAQRFAFAKLRLVVEPGGAAALAAALCGKVPLDENSVIMLTGGNVDPAAFAETISAAG from the coding sequence ATGATCCAAGACGATTTCCGGGAGCCCACTGCCCAGGGCGTCGAAGATGCGGCGGCATCGATCGCGGCGATCCTGCCACCGACACCGCTGCTCCCGATCGAGATCGGCGGTGTGCGCTGCTGGGCAAAGGCGGAAGTTCTCCAGCCGGTCGGCGCGTTCAAGATCAGGGGCGCCTGGTGGCGCCTGTCGCAGCTATCGCCCGAACAGCGCTCTGCCGGTGTGATCGCCGTGTCGAGCGGCAATCACGCGCAGGGTGTCGCCTGGGCTGCACGCCGGCTTGGAATAGCGGCGGTGATCGTCATGCCCGCAGATGCGCCGCGCGTGAAAGCCGATGCCACGCGGGCGCTCGGCGCACAGATCGTGACCTACCGGAGGCCGGGCGAGGATCGCGACGAGGTTGCGGCGAAACTGCTTGAGGAACGTGGCGGCACGCTCGTCCACGCATTCGGCGACCCGTGGGTAATCGAGGGCCAGGGGAGCGCCGGCCACGAAATCACCCGGCAACTCGGCCGACAGCCCAGCCGCATCGTGGCGTGTTGTGGCGGCGGCGGACTGGCCGCGGGGCTGGCCCTCGCCTGCCCGGAAGCTGCGATCCACGTCGTCGAACCGCACGGCTGGGACATGGTGGGCCAGTCGCTCGCGGCAGGCGAGATCGTGCGTGTCGGTAACGATCCGCCCGGAACGATTTGCGATGCACTCCAGCCGGATGCGACCAAGCCCATCAATTTCGGCGTGTTGCAGGGTCGTGCGGAGCCGGGAGTGTCCGTCACCGACGAGGAAGTCCGCGCAGCCCAGCGTTTCGCCTTTGCGAAGCTGCGGCTGGTGGTCGAGCCCGGCGGCGCAGCGGCGCTGGCAGCGGCGCTTTGCGGCAAGGTGCCGCTAGACGAGAATTCGGTCATCATGCTTACCGGCGGCAATGTCGATCCGGCTGCGTTTGCGGAGACGATCTCGGCCGCCGGCTAG
- a CDS encoding saccharopine dehydrogenase family protein, translating into MSTVLVIGAGGVSSVCVHKMAMNADIFSSIHLASRTKSKCDAIAASVKERTGVDVATYEIDAEEVPAMVNLIRKVQPSLVVNLALPYQDLPIMDACLEAGVSYLDTANYEPKDEAKFEYHWQWAYHDRFKEAGLMALLGSGFDPGVTSVFTMWLKKHKLKTIRQLDILDCNGGDHGQAFATNFNPEINIREVTAPARHWENGEFVETPAMGKKVEFDFEGVGPKNMYMMYHEELESLAKFNPEMERARFWMTFGDEYIKHLTVLQNVGMTRIDPIKYKGKEIIPLQFLAAVLPKPETLGETTKGNTNIGVIATGEALDGSGEKTFYINNICSHEAAYEETGNQAVSYTTGVPAMIGSAMMVTGKWSGDGVFNMEQMDPDPFMDMLNEHGLPWQVKELDGPVDF; encoded by the coding sequence ATGTCGACAGTGCTGGTAATCGGGGCAGGGGGCGTCAGCTCGGTCTGCGTCCACAAGATGGCGATGAATGCCGATATCTTCTCGAGCATCCACCTCGCCAGCCGCACCAAGAGCAAGTGCGATGCGATCGCTGCTTCGGTCAAGGAGCGTACCGGCGTGGATGTCGCCACCTACGAGATCGACGCCGAGGAAGTCCCGGCGATGGTCAATCTCATCCGCAAGGTGCAGCCCAGCCTCGTCGTGAACCTCGCGCTGCCGTATCAGGACCTGCCGATCATGGACGCCTGTCTGGAAGCAGGCGTTTCCTACCTCGATACCGCGAATTACGAGCCCAAGGACGAAGCCAAGTTCGAATACCATTGGCAGTGGGCCTATCACGACCGCTTCAAGGAAGCGGGGCTGATGGCCCTCCTGGGGTCGGGCTTCGATCCGGGCGTGACCAGCGTCTTCACCATGTGGCTCAAGAAGCACAAGCTCAAGACCATCCGCCAGCTCGACATTCTCGATTGCAATGGCGGCGATCACGGCCAGGCATTCGCCACCAATTTCAATCCGGAAATCAACATCCGCGAAGTCACCGCGCCCGCGCGTCACTGGGAGAACGGCGAATTCGTCGAAACCCCCGCTATGGGCAAGAAGGTCGAATTCGATTTCGAGGGCGTCGGACCCAAGAACATGTACATGATGTACCACGAGGAACTGGAAAGCCTCGCCAAGTTCAACCCGGAAATGGAGCGCGCGCGCTTCTGGATGACCTTCGGTGACGAGTACATCAAGCACCTCACCGTGCTGCAGAACGTCGGCATGACGCGGATCGACCCCATCAAGTACAAGGGCAAGGAGATCATCCCGCTGCAGTTCCTCGCAGCCGTCCTCCCCAAGCCCGAAACGCTGGGCGAGACGACCAAGGGCAACACGAACATCGGCGTGATCGCCACCGGCGAGGCGCTGGATGGCAGCGGCGAGAAGACCTTCTACATCAACAACATCTGCAGCCACGAAGCGGCTTACGAGGAAACCGGCAACCAGGCGGTATCCTATACTACCGGCGTACCCGCCATGATCGGCAGCGCCATGATGGTCACCGGCAAATGGTCGGGCGACGGCGTGTTCAACATGGAGCAGATGGACCCCGATCCGTTCATGGACATGCTCAACGAACACGGCCTGCCCTGGCAGGTGAAGGAACTCGACGGTCCGGTCGACTTCTGA
- a CDS encoding MAPEG family protein — protein sequence MLNVGTLGPVVALAAWTMVMWIWMYATRFPAMTKAGVDPEKLSRENTASGLDAALPPEVQWKAHNYNHLHEAPTVFYAVALALALVGAGDGLAAILAWTYVLLRVAHSIVQATVNKVVVRFMLFALSSLTLMGLVVLAAIAVF from the coding sequence ATGCTCAATGTCGGAACGCTCGGACCGGTCGTCGCCCTGGCGGCATGGACCATGGTGATGTGGATCTGGATGTATGCGACGCGCTTCCCTGCGATGACGAAGGCAGGCGTCGATCCCGAAAAACTCTCGCGGGAGAATACCGCGAGCGGGCTCGATGCCGCGCTGCCACCGGAGGTCCAGTGGAAGGCGCACAACTACAACCACCTGCACGAGGCGCCGACCGTGTTCTACGCGGTCGCGCTGGCACTGGCGCTGGTCGGTGCGGGCGACGGTCTGGCGGCGATCCTTGCCTGGACCTACGTGCTGCTGCGCGTTGCCCACTCGATCGTGCAGGCGACGGTCAACAAGGTCGTCGTGCGTTTCATGCTGTTCGCGCTGTCCAGCCTGACCCTAATGGGGCTGGTAGTGCTCGCCGCGATCGCGGTGTTCTAG
- a CDS encoding 2-hydroxychromene-2-carboxylate isomerase has translation MTAHIDFFFDLSSPWTRLAFGNIRPALDGLDYEITWRPFLVGGVFNAVNPSVYESRKPENAARLARSFGWLREWAELAGVAMNFPSEHHPVKSVHAMRFCCALENDQQALERFAGAAFEAYFTDGRNLDDPAVLAAIADEIGMDGAALTEQAGTQPVKDRLRANTEEAIERGAYGSPTLFVSGPGERAERMYFGNDQLPLVRHRVTAIG, from the coding sequence ATGACTGCACACATCGATTTCTTCTTCGACCTGTCGAGTCCGTGGACGCGGCTCGCATTCGGCAACATTCGCCCGGCGCTGGACGGCCTCGATTACGAGATTACTTGGCGACCCTTCCTGGTCGGCGGGGTGTTCAACGCGGTCAATCCCTCGGTCTACGAAAGCCGCAAGCCAGAAAATGCCGCCAGGCTCGCGCGCAGTTTCGGTTGGCTCAGGGAGTGGGCCGAACTGGCGGGCGTGGCGATGAACTTCCCGTCCGAGCATCATCCGGTGAAATCGGTCCACGCGATGCGGTTCTGCTGTGCGCTGGAAAACGACCAGCAAGCGCTCGAGCGGTTCGCGGGCGCGGCCTTCGAGGCGTATTTCACCGATGGGCGCAATCTCGACGATCCCGCGGTGCTGGCGGCCATTGCCGACGAAATCGGCATGGATGGCGCTGCGCTGACCGAGCAGGCCGGCACCCAGCCGGTCAAGGATCGCCTGCGCGCAAATACCGAGGAAGCGATCGAACGCGGCGCCTACGGCTCGCCCACGCTGTTCGTCAGCGGACCGGGCGAGAGGGCAGAGCGCATGTATTTTGGCAACGACCAGCTCCCGCTGGTGCGGCACCGGGTAACCGCGATCGGTTGA
- a CDS encoding type III PLP-dependent enzyme, whose product MHEFPHADHVDARAVVRAISPDEPVILNRPHAAARAARFFAEKFPGKSLYAVKANPSPELLQILWDNGVRHYDVASIAEVRLVRQTLPEATLCFMHPVKTPRAIREAYFDHGCKTFSLDTVEELEKIVDACRDEAGNPASDLRLLVRLRVSSEFSELSLASKFGVDLVDAPLLLQQTRQHCDWLGVCFHVGSQAMTPFAYVQALERVRAAVAQASVVIDVVDVGGGFPSAYPDMDPPPLEDYFEVIARHFENLPIAYNAELWCEPGRALCAEYSSIIVRVEKRRGDELYINDGAYGALFDAAHVDWRFPVRALEDDLHEGLTEFSFYGPTCDDADFMKGPFLLPADIQSGDFIEIGMLGAYGAAMKTGFNGFGNAEQIVVADEPMASLYDGSRVRPAADNVVSLR is encoded by the coding sequence TTGCACGAATTTCCTCACGCTGATCACGTAGATGCACGCGCCGTCGTCCGCGCTATCTCGCCGGACGAGCCCGTCATCCTCAACCGACCGCATGCCGCCGCGCGCGCAGCCCGCTTCTTTGCAGAGAAGTTTCCGGGCAAGTCGCTGTATGCGGTAAAGGCCAACCCATCGCCGGAACTGTTGCAGATCCTGTGGGACAATGGCGTGCGCCATTACGACGTCGCCTCGATCGCCGAGGTCCGGCTCGTGCGCCAGACGCTGCCCGAAGCGACGTTGTGCTTCATGCATCCGGTCAAGACGCCGCGCGCCATCCGCGAGGCGTATTTCGACCATGGCTGCAAGACCTTCAGCCTCGACACGGTCGAGGAGCTCGAAAAGATCGTCGACGCCTGCCGCGATGAAGCCGGCAATCCGGCTTCGGACCTGCGCTTGCTCGTGCGCCTGCGCGTCTCTTCGGAATTTTCCGAGCTGAGCCTCGCATCGAAGTTCGGCGTCGACCTGGTCGATGCGCCGCTGCTGCTGCAGCAGACCCGCCAGCATTGCGACTGGCTGGGCGTGTGCTTCCATGTCGGTAGCCAGGCGATGACCCCGTTCGCCTATGTCCAGGCGCTCGAGCGGGTGCGCGCTGCTGTGGCGCAGGCCAGCGTCGTGATCGACGTGGTCGATGTGGGTGGCGGCTTCCCCTCGGCTTATCCGGACATGGATCCGCCGCCGCTGGAAGATTATTTCGAAGTCATCGCGCGGCATTTCGAGAACCTGCCGATCGCCTATAACGCGGAGCTGTGGTGCGAGCCGGGCCGCGCGTTGTGCGCCGAATATTCCTCGATCATCGTGCGCGTCGAAAAGCGTCGCGGCGACGAGCTCTACATCAACGACGGCGCCTATGGCGCGCTGTTCGATGCAGCGCACGTCGACTGGCGTTTCCCGGTCCGCGCGCTGGAGGACGACCTGCATGAAGGCCTGACCGAGTTCAGCTTTTACGGGCCCACCTGCGACGATGCCGACTTCATGAAGGGCCCGTTCCTTCTGCCTGCCGATATCCAGTCCGGCGATTTCATCGAGATCGGAATGCTGGGAGCGTACGGTGCCGCTATGAAGACCGGCTTCAACGGCTTCGGCAATGCCGAGCAGATCGTCGTTGCGGACGAGCCGATGGCCAGCCTCTACGATGGCAGCAGGGTCCGCCCGGCGGCCGATAATGTGGTGAGCCTTCGCTGA
- a CDS encoding MAPEG family protein, translating to MQAQMLAPAAALVAWSLVMLMLIPVTRFPALAKLGINVGNAPRGARGGDSEDQMPERVRWISHNYTHLMEQPTIFYPAVIIIAMMGAAAGDVLAAWIYVGLRIIHSLWQAFVNVVAVRFLLFLAMSAALIYLSVRAVILTMGVA from the coding sequence ATGCAGGCACAAATGCTCGCGCCGGCGGCAGCGCTGGTAGCCTGGTCGCTGGTCATGCTCATGCTGATACCGGTCACCCGATTTCCGGCGCTGGCAAAGCTTGGCATCAATGTCGGCAATGCTCCGCGCGGCGCACGGGGCGGCGACAGCGAAGACCAGATGCCCGAGCGGGTGAGGTGGATTTCGCACAATTACACGCACCTGATGGAACAGCCGACGATCTTCTATCCGGCGGTCATCATCATCGCGATGATGGGCGCTGCCGCAGGCGACGTGCTGGCAGCGTGGATCTACGTCGGCCTCAGGATCATCCATTCGCTCTGGCAGGCTTTCGTGAACGTGGTGGCGGTCCGCTTCCTGCTGTTCCTCGCGATGAGCGCGGCGCTCATCTACCTGTCCGTTCGCGCGGTTATCCTCACCATGGGAGTTGCATGA
- the egtD gene encoding L-histidine N(alpha)-methyltransferase: MVSQKGLALVDRDEDGVDRAFRNDVLEGLRQPQKAVPARWFYDDRGSQLFEDITRQPEYYPTRAETEILRERCGEFAELIGPGRAVVEFGSGSSVKTPVLLGCIDPSAYVPLDIAGDFLRQSVADLSAKFPDLPVHPVEADFMRETALPDEVADLPKLGFFPGSTIGNMVARTAVDLLRSMRATLGHDSHDGAMLLIGMDLVKDRAVLESAYDDAAGVTAAFNLNLAERINRELGGTIPLDRLRHQARWMDDYSRIEMHLVATQDIAFQVSGESFAMSAGESIHTENSHKFSRRSAFTLLLAGGWTPVRRWTDGEDRFSLILARAATPRNAP; the protein is encoded by the coding sequence ATGGTTTCGCAAAAGGGTCTCGCGCTCGTCGATCGCGACGAGGATGGCGTCGACCGCGCATTTCGCAACGACGTGCTCGAAGGGCTCCGCCAGCCGCAGAAGGCGGTTCCGGCGCGCTGGTTCTACGACGATCGCGGATCGCAGCTGTTCGAGGACATCACCCGGCAGCCCGAATATTATCCGACCCGCGCCGAGACGGAGATCCTGCGCGAACGCTGTGGCGAATTCGCCGAGCTGATCGGTCCGGGGAGGGCGGTCGTCGAGTTCGGATCAGGCAGTTCGGTCAAGACACCCGTGCTGCTCGGGTGCATCGATCCGTCAGCCTATGTGCCGCTCGACATTGCCGGCGACTTCCTGCGCCAGTCTGTAGCCGACCTGTCCGCCAAGTTCCCCGATCTGCCGGTGCATCCGGTTGAGGCAGATTTCATGCGCGAGACGGCGCTGCCGGACGAAGTCGCGGACTTGCCGAAACTCGGCTTCTTCCCGGGCTCGACGATCGGGAACATGGTCGCGCGAACGGCAGTAGATCTTCTGCGGTCGATGCGTGCGACGCTCGGCCACGATAGCCACGATGGCGCGATGCTGCTGATCGGCATGGACCTGGTCAAGGACCGGGCGGTGCTCGAATCGGCCTACGATGATGCGGCTGGTGTGACCGCGGCCTTCAACCTCAACTTGGCCGAGCGGATCAATCGCGAACTGGGCGGCACGATACCGCTCGACAGGTTGCGCCACCAGGCGCGCTGGATGGACGATTATTCACGCATCGAGATGCATCTCGTGGCGACGCAGGACATCGCTTTCCAAGTGTCTGGAGAAAGCTTCGCCATGTCTGCGGGCGAAAGCATCCATACCGAGAACAGCCACAAGTTCTCGCGGCGCAGCGCCTTCACGCTGTTGCTGGCGGGGGGCTGGACCCCGGTCAGGCGCTGGACCGATGGAGAGGATCGTTTCTCCCTGATCCTGGCGCGCGCAGCAACGCCGCGCAACGCACCCTGA
- a CDS encoding retropepsin-like aspartic protease family protein gives MELREIWAGVAELIGSIPRTDLLWLALASLVLGWIGAALMKRSRVLGRLLGGASTAILVGILVTIVLQMSRLDPRIDLAVPELGLPPQVVEGDETRVPMAQDGHFWLKAEINGVPAEFLVDTGATLTAVNEDLALEAGLEPRRGGIPIMLNTANGQVTAQIAPIEELRFGNVAARGLDAVIAPNLGDVNVIGMNLLSRLASWRVEGQTLILVPNNPQDDLVRVGE, from the coding sequence ATGGAACTCAGGGAAATCTGGGCCGGCGTGGCCGAACTGATCGGATCGATCCCCCGCACCGACCTGCTGTGGCTCGCGCTTGCGTCGCTGGTCCTCGGCTGGATAGGCGCGGCCCTGATGAAACGGTCGCGGGTCCTCGGTCGGCTGCTGGGCGGCGCCAGCACGGCAATCCTCGTCGGAATTCTCGTAACCATCGTGCTGCAGATGTCGCGCCTCGATCCGCGTATCGACCTTGCGGTTCCCGAACTCGGCCTGCCTCCGCAGGTGGTCGAGGGCGATGAAACGCGCGTCCCGATGGCGCAGGACGGCCACTTCTGGCTGAAAGCAGAGATCAACGGCGTCCCGGCCGAATTCTTGGTCGACACGGGCGCGACGCTGACGGCGGTCAACGAGGACCTCGCGTTGGAGGCCGGGCTCGAGCCGCGCCGGGGCGGTATCCCGATCATGCTCAATACGGCCAACGGCCAGGTTACCGCGCAGATCGCGCCGATCGAGGAATTGCGTTTCGGCAATGTCGCCGCGCGCGGACTCGACGCGGTGATCGCGCCGAACCTTGGCGACGTGAACGTGATCGGCATGAACCTGCTGTCGCGGCTCGCCTCATGGCGGGTCGAGGGGCAGACCCTGATCCTGGTGCCGAACAACCCGCAGGACGACCTGGTGCGGGTCGGCGAGTAG
- a CDS encoding response regulator, translating into MAHILIADDDEIVAELACNILMDEGHACGWVSDGEQARKLLEWRRPDLLLLDQDMPGVHGSRLLRELRNSELYYDLPIIMFTALTGKADEDQARYHGAQDYVRKPFEPERLASAVADVLAARADRPKHLELQEVLRRNAGWETGDRAEGRRSLA; encoded by the coding sequence ATGGCACACATCCTTATCGCCGACGACGACGAAATCGTCGCGGAACTTGCCTGCAACATACTGATGGACGAAGGCCACGCCTGCGGCTGGGTTTCCGACGGCGAGCAGGCGCGAAAACTGCTCGAATGGCGGCGACCCGACCTGCTGTTGCTCGACCAGGACATGCCCGGCGTCCACGGCTCCCGGCTGCTGCGCGAATTGCGCAACAGCGAGCTCTATTACGACTTGCCCATCATCATGTTCACCGCGCTGACCGGCAAGGCGGACGAAGACCAGGCGCGGTATCACGGGGCGCAGGACTATGTCCGCAAGCCCTTCGAGCCCGAGCGGCTGGCCTCGGCAGTGGCCGACGTGCTGGCGGCGCGCGCGGACCGACCCAAGCATCTCGAACTGCAGGAAGTCCTGCGGCGCAACGCAGGATGGGAAACGGGCGATCGCGCGGAAGGGCGCCGCTCGCTCGCCTGA